The genomic window CACGGTGCCGGCCCACGCCAGGCGATTGAGCGCCGTCCAGGTGCGGAAGCGCGCGATGGCCAGCACGAGAAGGTCGAGGACGACGAGGTATCCCAGCAGGACGCGCTCGTTGGGCTCCGGCTGCGCAAGCAGCACCGGTGTCAGGAGTCCGCCCAGGAGCGCCAGCACCGCCGTCACCTGGCGCTCGGAGACGACGGCGACCCCGCTGCCCAGCACGGTGACGATGAACATCAGGCCGAAGGCGGCTCCCGCCGGGAGGAGGCCGTAGTAGGCGTAGCCCGCGTAGAGCGAGAGGTAGCAGAGGCCGAGCCCCAGCCCTGAGAGCCCTTCCGACAGATACGGCACGTCACGGCGGCGGTGGAGCGCAAGTCCCGCGGCCAGGAGCGTGATACCCGCCGACATACCCAGACCCAAGCGGGCGCGCGGGCCGATCAGGTTGTTCTCGATGGACCACTTCACGAAGAAGGAGGCGGCGAAGAGGATGGCGATCACGCCGACCCAGGTGGTCCAGCGGGCGCCGATACGCTGCTCGAGGTCGAGCCTCGGCGCGGGCGCGGGAGCGGGCGGCGGCGTGGCGGCGTGGACGGCCGCGCTCCACGCGGGAGACGGCAGGGGTTCGTGAGCCGACGGAACCGGCTCTGTCGGAACGTGCGCCGTCGGCGCGGGAGCGGGCGGAGCTTCAGGCTGGGGCTGGACGCCGTCGCGCTGCTGCTCGAGCGTCCAGACGCGATAGAGCAGGTCGCGGACCCGCTCCTCGAGCCCGGCGATCCGCTCCGCCGGCGTCGGCTGGCCCGGGCGGGGCTGGCTGTCGCGCAGCGCCTTGAGCGCCACGAACAGCGCGGCCACCGCAAGAATGAAAATCAGAAACGACATGCTGCCAGGAGCCTACACCAAGCGGGATAATTCCCCCGCCTCATTTCCGCCCGTCCGGAGACCGCTTAACGTTCGGGCCACACGAGGGGCATGTTCCTTGACCGCCTTCCCCACGCGGGCTACTGTTTGCGCACGTTCCGACCGACCCCCAGGTGGAGGCGACGGCATGAAGTGCTCCCGGTGTCAGCATGAGAACGCTTCCGAGGCGAGGTATTGTAACGCCTGCGGCGTCCGCCTCGATCTGATCTGCGCGTCGTGCGGCCACAGCAACACGCCCGGCAGCCTCTTCTGCAACCAGTGTGGTCACGCCCTCAACGGGCCCGGCTCGGCAGCGAGCGCGCAGCGTTTCGCATCACCTGAATCCTACACGCCCAAGCATCTCGCGGAGAAGATCCTCAGCTCGAAGAGCGCGCTGGAAGGGGAGCGCAAGCAGGTCACCGTCCTCTTCGCCGACCTCAAGGGCTCGATGGAGCTACTCGCCGACCGTGATCCCGAGGAGGCGCGCAAGCTCCTCGATCCCGTGCTCGAGCGGATGATGGAGGCCGTGCACCGCTACGAGGGCACCGTGAACCAGGTCATGGGCGACGGCATCATGGCGCTCTTCGGCGCCCCCCTCGCCCACGAGGACCACGCCGTGCGGGCCTGCTACGCCGCGCTGCGGATGCAGGAGAGCGTGAAGAGGTACGCGGAAGAGGTGCGACGCTCCCACGCGGCCGTGGTCAAGATCCGCGTCGGACTGAACTCCGGGGAGGTCGTCGTCCGCGCCATCGGCAGCGATCTCCACATGGACTACACGGCCGTCGGCCAGACGACGCATCTCGCCGCCCGCATGGAGCAGCTCGCCGATCCCGGCGCCATCGTGATTACGCCCGCGAC from Candidatus Methylomirabilota bacterium includes these protein-coding regions:
- a CDS encoding adenylate/guanylate cyclase domain-containing protein produces the protein MKCSRCQHENASEARYCNACGVRLDLICASCGHSNTPGSLFCNQCGHALNGPGSAASAQRFASPESYTPKHLAEKILSSKSALEGERKQVTVLFADLKGSMELLADRDPEEARKLLDPVLERMMEAVHRYEGTVNQVMGDGIMALFGAPLAHEDHAVRACYAALRMQESVKRYAEEVRRSHAAVVKIRVGLNSGEVVVRAIGSDLHMDYTAVGQTTHLAARMEQLADPGAIVITPATLALAEGYVEVKSLGPVPVKGLPEPVEVYEVTGAGPARTRLQAAAGRGLTRFVGRDAELEQLRRAQELAGDGHGQVAAIVGEAGVGKSRLVYELTHSHRLHGWLVLESASVSYGKATSYLPVIDLLKGYFKIQDRDDLREVREKVTGKLLT